One segment of Cetobacterium sp. NK01 DNA contains the following:
- a CDS encoding MurR/RpiR family transcriptional regulator: MKKAVLANLEQNYSTYSKSFKKIVDFIKHNQSIVSFISINELAKETGTSPATITRFSKSLGFKGYPDFQRVFQKDVEISTSQMKEFREEIDSVSRDGILGEIITTNIELLEEMDIVTIEDQLEKAMEMIKNSRKLYILGARGSYALAYYLYFMLKELREDVELMISGASDFTDKILYSSPDDVLFTISFHPYTNFTCQVTEFFKEQGNKIITMTDKKDSVLGNISDLVITTKNGGKAYTFVPGIIILNALLLKFGKQNKEESIERLDKLKKITDRFNIYQR; the protein is encoded by the coding sequence ATGAAAAAGGCGGTATTAGCTAACTTAGAGCAAAATTATTCAACATATAGTAAAAGTTTCAAGAAAATTGTAGACTTTATAAAACATAATCAAAGCATAGTATCATTTATCTCAATAAATGAATTAGCTAAAGAGACAGGGACTAGTCCAGCTACAATTACAAGATTTTCAAAAAGTTTAGGTTTTAAAGGATATCCTGATTTCCAAAGAGTGTTCCAAAAAGATGTTGAAATATCAACTTCTCAAATGAAAGAGTTTAGAGAAGAGATTGATTCAGTATCTAGAGATGGAATATTAGGAGAGATTATAACTACAAATATAGAACTTTTAGAAGAGATGGATATTGTAACTATAGAGGATCAACTAGAAAAAGCTATGGAAATGATAAAAAATAGTAGAAAATTATATATCTTAGGAGCAAGAGGATCTTACGCATTAGCATATTATCTATATTTTATGCTAAAAGAGTTAAGAGAGGATGTAGAGTTAATGATATCAGGAGCATCTGATTTTACAGATAAAATATTATATTCAAGTCCTGATGATGTGCTATTTACAATATCATTCCACCCATATACAAACTTTACTTGTCAAGTAACTGAATTTTTTAAAGAGCAAGGAAACAAAATAATTACTATGACTGATAAGAAAGACTCTGTTTTAGGTAATATATCTGATTTGGTAATCACAACTAAAAATGGAGGAAAAGCTTATACTTTTGTTCCAGGAATAATTATCTTAAATGCTTTACTTTTAAAATTTGGAAAACAAAATAAAGAGGAAAGTATTGAAAGATTAGATAAATTAAAGAAAATAACAGATAGATTTAATATCTACCAAAGATAA
- a CDS encoding APC family permease: MSENLEKRYGFSVAFSMVVGIVIGIGIFFKAGQILVASNMNPKIAIAAWVLGGIISILSGLTAAEVGAAIPETGGMIAWIKKIYGKKIAFLVGWAQLIIYFPALIGLIAYYFAVFTGNFLNIDPSNTMFLGGTAFVAITFLFAINIFTKNVGGKIQTIATAAKIVPLLLITVFGFLSGDNQSGMFYMTEITKEATSSSPLVLLGLSLVPIMFAFDGWIYVGTIAGDLKNVKKDLPRAIILGLGFIAVFYVGLNLALLNVFTAEEIVQVGMFGVATKLFGPMGAKFIFLGIMVSAFGGLNGMILASTRIPYTLAIEGHLPKKEFFAKIDDKHKQPINSSVVMYLLSVFFLIAMIITGNPDVFGDIPVALFWLFYCLVFLGLFILRKNEPNLERPYIVPFYPVVPILALIGGASIFIYAAISNPTYMGISVALTLTGLFVYREN; this comes from the coding sequence ATGAGTGAGAATTTAGAAAAAAGATATGGCTTTTCAGTTGCCTTTTCCATGGTTGTAGGAATAGTTATTGGAATAGGAATTTTCTTTAAAGCTGGTCAAATATTAGTAGCATCTAATATGAATCCTAAAATAGCCATAGCAGCTTGGGTACTTGGAGGTATAATCTCTATATTATCAGGTCTTACAGCGGCAGAAGTAGGAGCAGCTATTCCTGAAACTGGTGGAATGATTGCATGGATTAAGAAAATCTATGGAAAAAAAATAGCATTTTTAGTTGGGTGGGCTCAACTTATAATATATTTTCCAGCTTTAATAGGATTAATTGCATACTATTTTGCAGTATTCACAGGAAATTTTTTAAATATAGATCCTAGTAATACTATGTTTTTAGGTGGAACAGCTTTTGTAGCTATAACGTTCCTATTTGCAATAAATATTTTTACAAAAAATGTAGGTGGAAAAATTCAAACTATAGCTACAGCAGCTAAAATTGTACCACTTTTACTAATAACTGTATTTGGTTTTTTATCTGGAGATAATCAATCAGGAATGTTTTATATGACAGAGATTACAAAAGAAGCGACATCTTCATCACCTTTGGTTTTACTTGGTTTATCTCTTGTACCAATTATGTTTGCTTTTGATGGATGGATATATGTTGGAACAATAGCAGGAGACTTAAAAAATGTAAAAAAAGATCTTCCTAGAGCTATAATATTGGGATTAGGATTTATAGCTGTATTTTATGTAGGTTTAAATTTAGCTTTATTAAATGTATTCACAGCTGAAGAGATTGTACAAGTTGGTATGTTTGGAGTTGCAACAAAGTTATTTGGACCAATGGGAGCTAAATTTATATTCTTAGGAATTATGGTTTCAGCTTTTGGAGGCTTAAATGGTATGATATTAGCATCTACAAGAATACCTTATACTTTAGCAATAGAGGGACATCTTCCAAAGAAAGAGTTCTTTGCTAAAATAGATGATAAGCACAAACAACCGATAAACTCATCAGTAGTTATGTATTTATTATCAGTTTTCTTCTTAATTGCTATGATAATAACAGGTAATCCAGATGTATTTGGAGATATACCAGTAGCATTATTCTGGTTATTCTATTGTTTAGTATTTTTAGGGTTATTTATTTTAAGAAAAAATGAGCCAAATTTAGAAAGACCATATATAGTACCATTCTATCCAGTAGTACCAATATTGGCACTAATAGGTGGAGCATCAATATTTATTTATGCAGCTATATCAAATCCAACATATATGGGAATATCAGTTGCTTTAACACTAACAGGTCTTTTTGTTTATAGAGAAAATTAA
- a CDS encoding aminotransferase class I/II-fold pyridoxal phosphate-dependent enzyme — protein sequence MTKLNQYQTPIFSTLKDVYAKRDIIPFHVPGHKRGKGMDKEFYEFMGPNPFSIDVTIFKMVDGLHNPKSCIKEAQELAADAYGVKKTFFAVNGTSGAIQAMIMSVVKPGEKILVPRNVHKSVSGGIILSGSVPVYMNPEVDDELGIAHGVRPEVVENMLKQHPDTKAVLIINPTYYGAATDIKKIADIVHSYDIPLIVDEAHGAHLHFHEELPISAIDAGADICCQSTHKIIGAMTQMSMLHVNSTRVDVNRIQQILSILHTTSPSYPLMASLDCARRQIATEGRELLTRTLKLARDLRAEVNKIPGIFSFGKEIVGRYGIHDFDETKLSISARELGLTGFELETLLVDDYNIQVELSDFYNVLGLITLGDDEVSTGKLLDALKDISKRFFGKGKKIAESVGKMPTIPESILIPREAFYSENNKVKFLESEGKICAEMIMAYPPGIPVIYPGERITKDIITYIQNLKAAKLHVQGMEDPELEYVKVIDEEDAVYLYTEKMKNKMFAVPMNLGANKAGIEFGPEVLEEYFPDTFGEMTYIDIEKQRENFNEWSLKYKNTILNTCEKLASAVNEAVRDGYRPITIGGDHSIALGSISGVALEKEVGVVWIDAHGDMNTDETTMSGNIHGMPLALLQGAGDRDLVNCFYEGAKIDSKNVVILGARDLDVKERDVIEELGVKVIPYDEVVHKGLDNVLEEIKDYLKIDNIHISFDVDSVDPEFAPGVSTPVRNGFTPEEMFKTFRFLFKNYSITSVDIVEYNPVNDKNEKTMNFVNDLTEFVLNPNV from the coding sequence ATGACTAAATTAAATCAATATCAAACACCTATATTCTCAACACTGAAGGACGTATATGCGAAAAGAGACATAATTCCTTTCCATGTTCCAGGGCATAAGAGAGGAAAGGGAATGGATAAAGAGTTTTACGAGTTTATGGGACCTAATCCCTTCTCAATTGATGTAACTATCTTTAAGATGGTTGATGGATTACACAATCCAAAGAGTTGTATAAAAGAAGCACAAGAGTTAGCAGCTGACGCTTATGGAGTAAAGAAAACCTTTTTCGCTGTCAATGGAACATCAGGAGCAATTCAAGCTATGATTATGTCTGTTGTAAAGCCAGGAGAGAAAATATTAGTCCCTAGAAATGTACATAAGTCAGTTTCTGGTGGAATTATATTAAGTGGATCAGTTCCAGTATATATGAATCCTGAAGTAGATGACGAATTAGGAATAGCTCATGGAGTTAGACCAGAAGTTGTTGAAAATATGCTTAAGCAGCATCCAGATACAAAGGCTGTTTTAATCATTAACCCAACATACTATGGAGCTGCAACTGATATCAAAAAGATTGCAGATATAGTTCATAGCTATGATATTCCTTTAATAGTTGATGAGGCTCACGGAGCTCACTTACACTTCCATGAAGAGTTACCTATATCAGCAATAGATGCAGGAGCAGATATTTGCTGTCAAAGTACTCATAAAATAATTGGAGCAATGACACAGATGTCAATGTTACATGTAAACTCAACAAGAGTTGATGTAAATAGAATACAACAGATATTAAGTATTTTACATACAACATCACCTTCATATCCACTTATGGCATCATTAGACTGTGCTAGAAGACAGATTGCTACAGAGGGAAGAGAGTTATTAACAAGAACATTGAAATTAGCAAGAGATTTAAGAGCAGAAGTTAATAAAATACCAGGTATTTTCTCTTTTGGAAAAGAGATTGTAGGAAGATATGGAATTCATGATTTTGATGAAACAAAACTTTCTATATCAGCAAGAGAGTTAGGATTAACAGGATTTGAGTTAGAGACATTACTTGTTGATGACTATAATATTCAAGTTGAGTTATCCGATTTCTATAATGTATTAGGATTAATAACATTAGGAGATGACGAAGTAAGTACAGGTAAATTACTTGATGCTTTAAAAGACATAAGTAAAAGATTCTTTGGAAAAGGAAAGAAAATAGCAGAATCTGTTGGTAAAATGCCAACAATTCCAGAGTCTATATTAATTCCAAGAGAGGCTTTCTACAGTGAAAACAATAAGGTTAAATTCTTAGAGAGTGAAGGAAAAATTTGTGCTGAGATGATTATGGCATATCCACCAGGAATTCCAGTAATCTATCCAGGAGAAAGAATAACAAAAGATATAATAACATATATTCAAAACTTAAAGGCAGCTAAGCTTCACGTTCAAGGAATGGAAGATCCTGAGTTAGAATATGTTAAAGTTATAGATGAAGAGGATGCAGTATACCTATATACAGAGAAGATGAAAAATAAAATGTTTGCTGTTCCAATGAACTTAGGTGCAAATAAAGCAGGTATTGAATTTGGACCAGAAGTTTTAGAAGAATATTTCCCAGATACATTTGGAGAGATGACTTACATTGATATTGAAAAGCAAAGAGAAAACTTTAACGAGTGGTCATTAAAGTATAAAAATACAATACTTAATACTTGTGAAAAGTTAGCATCAGCAGTAAATGAAGCTGTAAGAGATGGATATAGACCAATAACAATTGGTGGAGATCATTCAATAGCTTTAGGATCTATATCAGGAGTTGCATTAGAAAAAGAAGTTGGGGTAGTGTGGATTGATGCTCATGGAGATATGAACACTGACGAAACAACAATGTCAGGAAACATCCATGGTATGCCACTAGCACTTTTACAAGGAGCTGGAGACAGAGACTTAGTTAACTGTTTCTACGAAGGAGCTAAAATTGACAGCAAAAATGTTGTAATTTTAGGAGCAAGAGATTTAGATGTAAAAGAAAGAGACGTTATAGAGGAATTAGGAGTTAAAGTAATCCCTTATGATGAGGTTGTGCATAAAGGATTAGACAATGTTCTAGAGGAAATTAAAGATTACTTAAAAATCGATAATATTCATATAAGTTTCGATGTGGATTCTGTTGATCCAGAGTTTGCACCAGGGGTAAGTACACCAGTTAGAAATGGATTTACTCCAGAAGAGATGTTTAAAACATTTAGATTCTTATTTAAAAACTACTCTATAACATCAGTAGATATAGTGGAATACAATCCAGTAAACGATAAAAATGAGAAAACTATGAATTTTGTAAATGATTTAACGGAGTTTGTATTAAATCCAAACGTATAA
- the rpiB gene encoding ribose 5-phosphate isomerase B codes for MKIALGADHGGFALKEIVKKHLEDKGFEVLDKGCYSTESVDYPVYAKAVANSILNKEADCGILICGTGIGISIAANRFKGIRAALCSNTTMAKLTREHNDANILALGARMTGDILALEIVDEFLKTEFLGGRHLTRIQAIEL; via the coding sequence ATGAAAATAGCTTTAGGTGCAGATCATGGTGGATTTGCTTTAAAAGAGATTGTTAAGAAACATTTAGAAGATAAAGGTTTTGAAGTTTTAGATAAAGGATGTTACTCAACTGAATCAGTTGACTATCCAGTTTACGCAAAAGCTGTAGCTAATTCTATTCTTAATAAAGAAGCAGATTGTGGTATCCTTATTTGTGGTACTGGAATTGGTATTTCAATTGCAGCAAATAGATTTAAAGGTATAAGAGCAGCTTTATGTTCTAATACTACTATGGCTAAGTTAACTAGAGAACACAACGACGCTAACATTCTTGCTCTTGGTGCTAGAATGACTGGAGATATCTTAGCTCTTGAGATTGTAGACGAATTCTTAAAAACTGAATTCCTAGGTGGAAGACACTTAACAAGAATCCAAGCTATCGAACTTTAA
- a CDS encoding histidine triad nucleotide-binding protein: protein MATIFTKIINREIPASIVFENDKVIAFKDINPQAPIHILVVPKKEIPTLNDISAEDSEYLTAMYLAIKDIAKDLNISEDGYRVITNCNSHGGQEVFHLHFHLLGGQHLGPMLSI, encoded by the coding sequence ATGGCTACTATATTTACTAAAATTATAAATAGAGAGATTCCAGCTTCTATCGTTTTTGAAAATGATAAAGTTATAGCTTTTAAGGATATCAATCCTCAAGCACCAATTCATATTTTAGTTGTTCCTAAAAAGGAGATTCCAACATTAAATGATATATCTGCTGAGGATTCTGAGTATTTAACTGCTATGTATCTAGCTATTAAAGATATTGCTAAAGATTTAAATATTTCTGAAGATGGATACAGAGTAATTACAAACTGTAATTCTCACGGTGGACAAGAGGTATTTCACCTACATTTTCACTTATTAGGTGGACAACACCTTGGTCCTATGTTATCAATTTAA
- a CDS encoding DJ-1/PfpI family protein, with translation MKKILIFASNGFESLELSPFIDVFGWNNIVGNKKIFPTICAIHDEVYATWNLKIIPEVNLTNNSIDLNEFQALVIPGGFGKAGFFNDIQSEVLKSLLNHFILNKKIVIGICTGALAIGIHGYLKNIPATTYLLDNNRYFNQLEKYGAKSIREDIVIWENIITSSGPSTAIDVAFYLLEILTDKENCIVVKKNMGFFK, from the coding sequence ATGAAAAAAATTTTAATTTTTGCATCAAATGGCTTTGAAAGCCTCGAATTATCGCCATTCATTGATGTTTTTGGTTGGAATAATATCGTTGGAAATAAAAAAATTTTTCCCACAATCTGTGCTATTCACGACGAGGTTTATGCCACTTGGAATTTAAAAATAATTCCTGAAGTTAACCTTACTAATAACTCTATTGATCTAAATGAATTTCAAGCTTTAGTTATTCCTGGTGGATTTGGTAAAGCAGGATTCTTTAATGATATTCAATCAGAAGTATTAAAATCCTTGTTAAATCATTTTATTTTAAATAAAAAGATTGTAATTGGAATCTGTACTGGAGCTTTAGCTATTGGAATTCATGGGTATTTAAAGAATATTCCAGCTACTACATATCTCTTAGATAATAATCGATATTTTAATCAACTTGAAAAATATGGTGCTAAATCTATTCGAGAAGATATTGTTATTTGGGAAAATATTATTACCTCTTCTGGACCAAGTACAGCTATTGATGTTGCTTTTTATCTTTTAGAAATTTTAACAGATAAAGAAAACTGTATTGTTGTCAAAAAAAATATGGGATTTTTTAAATAA
- a CDS encoding FKBP-type peptidyl-prolyl cis-trans isomerase has product MKIEEGKVVTLEFKVYDKNNGELLEDTQDVGPFFYIHGFGNFVPAIEEALEGKEKGYTTTIELTPEEGYGEYDEDLIVDMEKSEFVEFDDIYEGLDFIADMDDGSEQSFIITKIEDEVITADGNHPFAGKDLRFEVTVSDVREATEEEIEHGHPHFHGFED; this is encoded by the coding sequence ATGAAAATAGAAGAAGGAAAAGTAGTAACACTTGAGTTTAAAGTTTACGACAAAAACAACGGAGAACTTTTAGAGGACACACAAGATGTGGGACCATTTTTCTATATCCACGGATTTGGAAACTTTGTTCCAGCTATTGAAGAAGCTTTAGAAGGAAAAGAAAAAGGATATACTACTACTATTGAATTAACTCCAGAAGAAGGATACGGAGAGTACGACGAAGATTTAATCGTTGATATGGAAAAATCTGAGTTTGTTGAATTTGATGATATCTATGAAGGACTTGACTTTATAGCAGATATGGATGATGGTTCTGAGCAATCATTTATTATCACAAAAATCGAAGATGAAGTTATCACTGCTGATGGAAACCATCCATTTGCTGGTAAAGATTTAAGATTTGAAGTTACAGTTTCTGACGTTAGAGAAGCTACTGAAGAGGAGATCGAGCACGGACATCCACACTTCCACGGTTTTGAAGACTAA